The following are encoded together in the Peromyscus leucopus breed LL Stock chromosome 1, UCI_PerLeu_2.1, whole genome shotgun sequence genome:
- the Ppp1r3c gene encoding protein phosphatase 1 regulatory subunit 3C: MSCTRMIHVLDPRPLTSSVMPMDVAMRICLAHSPPLKSFLGPYNDFQRRHFANKLKPLKPCLNVKQEARSQNEWKAPHDQAKKRVVFADSKGLSLTAIHVFSDLPEDPAWDLQFDLLDLNDISSSLKLHEEKNLVFDFPQPSSDYLSFRDRFQKNLVCLENCSLQERTVTGTVKVKNVSFEKKVQVRITFDTWKTYTDVDCVYMKNVYSSSDSDTFSFAIDLPRVIPTEEKIEFCISYHANGRVFWDNNEGQNYRIVHVQWKPDGVQTQMAPQDCAFQQAPPKTELEPTVFGSPRLASGLFPEWQSWGRMDNLASYR, encoded by the coding sequence TTGGCTCATTCTCCACCCCTGAAGAGTTTCCTGGGTCCTTACAACGACTTTCAACGAAGACATTTTGCGAATAAATTGAAGCCTTTGAAACCATGCCTCAATGTCAAGCAGGAAGCCAGATCACAGAATGAATGGAAGGCCCCGCACGACCAAGCCAAGAAGCGGGTCGTGTTTGCCGACTCCAAGGGGCTGTCGCTCACTGCTATCCACGTCTTCTCTGACCTCCCAGAAGACCCTGCGTGGGACCTGCAGTTCGATCTCTTGGACCTTAACGATATCTCCTCCAGCTTAAAACTTCACGAGGAGAAAAATCTGGTTTTTGACTTTCCCCAGCCTTCATCTGATTACCTAAGTTTCCGGGACCGCTTTCAGAAGAACCTGGTCTGCCTAGAGAACTGCTCTCTGCAAGAGCGGACCGTGACTGGGACAGTCAAAGTGAAAAATGTCAGCTTTGAGAAGAAGGTTCAGGTCCGGATCACCTTTGACACCTGGAAGACCTATACAGATGTGGACTGTGTGTACATGAAGAATGTCTACAGCAGCTCAGACAGCGACACCTTCTCCTTTGCCATCGACTTACCCCGCGTCATTCCAACTGAGGAGAAAATTGAGTTTTGCATTTCTTACCACGCTAATGGGAGGGTCTTCTGGGACAACAACGAGGGGCAGAATTATAGAATTGTCCATGTACAGTGGAAACCCGATGGGGTGCAGACACAGATGGCACCCCAAGACTGTGCATTCCAACAGGCGCCGCCTAAGACTGAGTTAGAACCCACAGTCTTTGGCAGTCCTAGGCTTGCTAGCGGCCTCTTCCCagagtggcagagctgggggagAATGGATAACTTGGCCTCCTATCGATGA